A single genomic interval of Falco cherrug isolate bFalChe1 chromosome 8, bFalChe1.pri, whole genome shotgun sequence harbors:
- the FZD5 gene encoding frizzled-5, whose translation MGGRGLPVPLLLGLPLLLGLPAAGRAASKALVCQEITVPMCKGIGYNLTYMPNQFNHDTQDEAGLEVHQFWPLVEIQCSPDLRFFLCSMYTPICLPDYTKPLPPCRSVCERAKAGCSPIMQQYGFAWPERMSCDSLPVLGDTEVLCMGYNRTEATTLPPFFGKPTRPARDAAKNLTPLDGQRPSGLDCGRTCKCKAPLIPISKESHPLYNRVRTGQVPNCAIPCYQPYFTQDEKTFATFWIGLWSILCFISTSTTVATFLIDMERFKYPERPIIFLSACYLFVSVGYIVRLVAGHANVACNPEHHHIHYETTGPALCTVVFLLLYFFGMASSIWWVILSLTWFLAAGMKWGNEAIASYAQYFHLAAWLIPSAKSIAVLALSSVDGDPVAGVCYVGNQSLENLRGFVLAPLVVYLFTGSLFLLAGFISLFRIRSVIKQGGTKTDKLEKLMIRIGIFTVLYTVPATIVIACYIYEQHNREAWEQAQNCSCPGDPHRPKPDYAVFMLKYFMCLVVGITSGVWIWSGKTLESWRRFTARCCRARKPAGASMYGETSPALAGRTVLPSMASYHKQVPLSHV comes from the coding sequence ATgggcggccgggggctgccggtgccgctgctgctggggctgccgctgctgctggggctgccggcggcggggcgcgccgCTTCCAAGGCGCTGGTGTGCCAGGAGATCACGGTGCCGATGTGCAAGGGCATCGGCTACAACCTCACCTACATGCCCAACCAGTTCAACCACGACACGCAGGATGAGGCCGGGCTGGAGGTGCACCAGTTCTGGCCGCTGGTGGAGATCCAGTGCTCCCCGGACCTGcgcttcttcctctgcagcatgtACACCCCCATCTGCCTGCCCGACTACACCAAGCCGCTGCCCCCCTGCCGCTCTGTCTGCGAGCGGGCCAAGGCGGGCTGCTCGCCCATCATGCAGCAGTATGGCTTCGCCTGGCCCGAGAGGATGAGCTGCGATAGCCTGCCGGTGCTGGGGGACACCGAGGTGCTCTGCATGGGTTACAACCGCACGGAAGCCACCACCCTGCCGCCTTTCTTTGGGAAGCCCACACGCCCTGCCAGGGACGCAGCCAAAAACCTGACGCCGCTCGATGGGCAGCGCCCCTCCGGGCTGGACTGCGGCCGGACTTGCAAGTGCAAAGCGCCCCTTATCCCCATCTCCAAGGAGTCTCATCCGCTGTACAACCGCGTCCGGACTGGGCAGGTACCCAACTGCGCCATCCCCTGCTACCAGCCCTACTTCACCCAGGACGAGAAGACCTTCGCCACCTTCTGGATTGGCCTCTGGTCCATCCTCTGCTTCATCTCCACCTCCACCACCGTCGCCACCTTCCTCATCGACATGGAGCGCTTCAAGTACCCTGAGCGCCCCatcatctttctttctgcttgctaCCTCTTCGTCTCCGTGGGCTACATTGTGCGGCTGGTGGCAGGGCACGCCAACGTGGCTTGCAACCCAGAGCACCACCACATCCACTATGAGACCACGGGCCCGGCTCTCTGCACGgtggttttccttctcctctacTTCTTTGGCATGGCCAGCTCCATCTGGTGGGTCATCCTGTCCCTCACCTGGTTCCTGGCAGCCGGCATGAAGTGGGGCAACGAGGCCATTGCTAGCTACGCGCAGTACTTCCACCTGGCCGCTTGGCTTATCCCCAGTGCCAAATCCATCGCTGTACTGGCGCTCAGCTCTGTGGACGGTGACCCAGTGGCCGGGGTCTGTTATGTGGGCAACCAGAGCCTGGAGAACCTGCGGGGCTTTGTGCTGGCACCACTGGTGGTTTACCTCTTCACCGGCAGCCTCTTCCTGCTGGCCGGCTTCATCTCGCTCTTTCGCATCCGCAGTGTGATCAAGCAGGGCGGCACCAAGACCGACAAGCTGGAGAAGCTGATGATCCGCATCGGCATCTTCACCGTGCTCTACACCGTGCCTGCCACAATCGTCATCGCCTGCTACATCTACGAGCAGCACAACCGGGAGGCGTGGGAGCAGGCACAGAACTGCTCCTGCCCGGGGGACCCCCACCGCCCCAAGCCTGACTACGCTGTCTTCATGCTCAAGTACTTCATGTGCCTTGTGGTGGGCATCACCTCTGGCGTCTGGATCTGGTCTGGCAAGACACTCGAGTCCTGGAGGCGCTTCACAGCCCGCTGCTGCCGGGCCAGGAAGCCTGCGGGTGCCTCCATGTACGGCGAGACCAGCCCGGCACTGGCGGGCAGGACGGTGCTGCCCAGCATGGCCTCCTACCACAAGCAGGTCCCGCTGTCCCATGTGTGA